One genomic region from Frateuria soli encodes:
- the grxD gene encoding Grx4 family monothiol glutaredoxin produces MDVNERIKAVLAEHPMVLFMKGTPQFPMCGFSARAARALKDSGASFHAVNVQADPEVRAALPHFANWPTFPQLFIQGELIGGCDIVEDLKSSGELARMALDVSGAVRA; encoded by the coding sequence ATGGACGTTAACGAGCGAATCAAGGCAGTGCTCGCCGAGCACCCGATGGTTCTTTTCATGAAGGGCACGCCGCAGTTCCCGATGTGCGGGTTTTCCGCCCGCGCCGCGCGGGCGCTGAAGGACTCGGGCGCAAGCTTCCATGCCGTCAACGTACAGGCCGATCCGGAGGTGCGCGCCGCGCTGCCGCATTTCGCCAACTGGCCGACGTTCCCGCAGCTGTTCATCCAGGGCGAGCTGATCGGTGGCTGCGACATCGTCGAGGATCTCAAGTCCTCCGGCGAATTGGCGCGCATGGCCCTCGACGTCAGCGGGGCGGTGCGCGCATGA
- a CDS encoding Trm112 family protein, producing the protein MDKRLLDILCCPVSKTPVRVLARGELEAVNAAIERGEVDTVAGARVSERLGEGLITVDGKVIYRVDDGIPVMLPEEGIGTVQLNGFPAAA; encoded by the coding sequence ATGGACAAGCGCCTGCTCGACATCCTGTGCTGCCCGGTCAGCAAGACGCCCGTCCGCGTGCTTGCGCGCGGCGAGCTGGAGGCGGTCAATGCCGCCATCGAACGCGGCGAAGTCGACACGGTCGCCGGCGCCCGGGTAAGCGAGCGGCTGGGCGAGGGCCTCATCACCGTCGACGGCAAGGTGATCTACCGCGTCGACGACGGCATCCCGGTGATGCTCCCCGAGGAAGGGATCGGCACGGTGCAGTTGAACGGCTTTCCTGCGGCTGCCTGA
- a CDS encoding YhgN family NAAT transporter, translating to MTTLSAGILLFLIMDPLGNVPFFLSLLKHVPPKRRRVVMIRELLIALGVLLGFLIGGQHILKLLQLRQESISIAGGIVLFLIGIRMVFPPPEGGIFGKPGEGEPFIVPMAIPGVAGPSAMAALLLLTNTSPGRTADWATALLLAWLATSAILLSSTYLFRWLGESVLTALERVMGMLLIALSVQMFMGGVAAFLHMQV from the coding sequence ATGACCACCCTCTCGGCGGGCATCCTGCTGTTCCTGATCATGGATCCGCTCGGCAACGTGCCGTTCTTCCTGAGCCTGCTCAAGCATGTGCCGCCCAAGCGCCGGCGCGTGGTAATGATCCGCGAGCTGCTGATCGCACTGGGCGTGCTGCTGGGCTTCCTGATCGGTGGCCAGCACATCCTCAAGCTTCTGCAGTTGCGCCAGGAGTCGATCAGCATCGCCGGCGGCATCGTGCTGTTCCTGATCGGCATCCGCATGGTGTTCCCGCCGCCGGAAGGCGGCATCTTCGGCAAGCCGGGCGAGGGCGAACCCTTCATCGTGCCGATGGCGATCCCCGGCGTGGCCGGTCCCTCGGCCATGGCAGCGCTGCTGCTGCTGACCAATACCTCGCCTGGCCGCACCGCCGACTGGGCCACCGCGCTGCTGCTGGCGTGGCTTGCGACATCGGCGATCCTGCTGTCCTCCACCTACCTGTTCCGCTGGTTGGGCGAAAGCGTGCTGACCGCGCTCGAGCGCGTGATGGGCATGCTGCTGATCGCGCTCTCGGTGCAGATGTTCATGGGTGGCGTGGCGGCATTCCTGCACATGCAGGTGTGA
- the purE gene encoding 5-(carboxyamino)imidazole ribonucleotide mutase, giving the protein MTSTAKPARVGVVMGSRSDWETMEHAAAVLDQLGVPHEVRVVSAHRTPDLLFRYAEEAIGRGIQVIIAGAGGAAHLPGMLAAKTRLPVLGVPVQSKALNGMDSLLSIAQMPAGIPVGTLAIGRAGAVNAGLLAASVLALHEPSIAQALDAYRTRQTQGVLDQPDPRA; this is encoded by the coding sequence ATGACTTCGACCGCCAAGCCGGCCCGTGTGGGCGTGGTGATGGGTTCCCGTTCGGACTGGGAAACCATGGAACACGCCGCCGCCGTTCTTGACCAACTGGGTGTGCCCCACGAGGTGCGCGTGGTGTCCGCCCACCGCACGCCGGACCTTCTGTTCCGCTATGCCGAGGAGGCGATCGGCCGCGGCATCCAGGTGATCATCGCCGGCGCCGGCGGCGCCGCCCACCTGCCGGGCATGCTGGCCGCCAAGACGCGGCTGCCGGTGCTGGGCGTGCCGGTGCAGTCCAAGGCGCTCAACGGCATGGACTCGCTGCTTTCCATCGCGCAGATGCCGGCCGGCATCCCGGTCGGCACGCTGGCGATCGGTCGTGCCGGTGCGGTGAACGCGGGCCTGCTCGCCGCGTCCGTGCTGGCGCTGCACGAACCGTCCATCGCACAGGCGCTGGACGCCTATCGCACCCGGCAGACGCAAGGCGTGCTCGACCAGCCGGACCCGCGCGCATGA
- a CDS encoding superoxide dismutase, translating into MAIELPPLPYEKNALEPHISAETLEFHHDKHHAAYVTNLNKLIAGTEFEGMALEEIVRKSSGGVFNNAAQTWNHTFYWNSMKPNGGGEPTGKLADAINKAFGSVDKFKEEFAKMGAGNFGSGWTWMVQRPDGSLGIVNTSNAGTPITGSDKPLFTCDVWEHAYYIDYRNARPKYLENFWNVVNWEFAAGNMA; encoded by the coding sequence ATGGCGATCGAACTTCCCCCCCTCCCGTACGAAAAGAACGCACTGGAGCCGCACATTTCCGCCGAGACGCTGGAGTTCCATCACGACAAGCACCACGCCGCGTACGTGACCAACCTCAACAAGCTGATCGCCGGCACCGAGTTCGAGGGGATGGCGCTCGAGGAGATCGTCCGCAAGTCGTCCGGCGGCGTGTTCAACAACGCCGCGCAGACCTGGAACCACACCTTCTACTGGAACTCGATGAAGCCCAACGGCGGCGGCGAGCCGACCGGCAAGCTGGCCGACGCGATCAACAAGGCGTTCGGCTCGGTCGACAAGTTCAAGGAGGAGTTCGCGAAAATGGGCGCGGGCAACTTCGGCTCGGGCTGGACCTGGATGGTGCAGCGCCCTGACGGCTCGCTGGGCATCGTCAACACCTCCAACGCGGGCACGCCGATCACCGGCAGCGACAAGCCGCTGTTCACCTGCGACGTGTGGGAACACGCCTACTACATCGACTACCGCAACGCCCGTCCGAAGTATCTGGAAAACTTCTGGAACGTGGTGAACTGGGAATTCGCCGCCGGCAACATGGCCTGA
- a CDS encoding SDR family NAD(P)-dependent oxidoreductase — translation MTLPTVRPPQDIAPAAESLAGRVVLVTGAYGGLGRAVSLAAARAGATVVITGKRKRQLEQLYDLIVGEQLPEPVIHPLDMEAATPRDYEALADGIGQNLGRLDGIVHCAASFGGLTPIGMHKPDEWLRTMHINVSAPFALTQACLSLLAKSPDASVVFVLDNPDLVNRAHWGAYGVSKAALERFVEILHQETDTTAIRVHALLPAPMRTALRHLAYFGEDPNTQPLPDAAAGAAVWLLGPQGAVARGAMLDLRQP, via the coding sequence ATGACGCTGCCGACCGTACGCCCGCCGCAGGACATCGCGCCCGCGGCCGAGAGCCTGGCCGGCCGCGTGGTGCTGGTGACCGGCGCCTACGGCGGCCTCGGACGCGCGGTGTCGCTGGCCGCGGCGCGTGCGGGTGCGACCGTGGTGATCACCGGCAAGCGCAAGCGCCAGCTCGAACAGCTCTACGACCTGATCGTTGGCGAGCAATTGCCCGAGCCGGTCATCCATCCGCTGGACATGGAAGCGGCCACGCCGCGCGACTACGAGGCGCTGGCCGACGGGATCGGGCAGAACCTCGGCCGGCTGGACGGCATCGTGCACTGCGCCGCCAGTTTCGGTGGTCTCACTCCGATCGGCATGCACAAGCCGGACGAATGGCTGCGCACGATGCACATCAACGTATCCGCACCGTTCGCCCTGACCCAGGCCTGCCTGTCGCTGCTGGCCAAGTCGCCCGATGCGTCGGTGGTGTTCGTGCTGGACAACCCTGACCTGGTCAACCGCGCGCACTGGGGCGCCTACGGCGTGTCCAAGGCGGCGCTGGAGCGTTTCGTCGAGATCCTGCACCAGGAGACCGACACCACCGCCATCCGCGTGCACGCGCTGCTGCCGGCGCCCATGCGCACGGCGCTGCGGCACCTGGCCTACTTCGGCGAGGATCCGAACACGCAGCCGCTGCCCGATGCCGCGGCCGGGGCCGCGGTGTGGCTGCTCGGTCCACAGGGTGCGGTCGCGCGCGGCGCGATGCTGGACCTGCGCCAACCCTGA
- a CDS encoding GNAT family N-acyltransferase codes for MLSVERSLVERMPWLAQHPRLRRPVAGLLGRLADEAGFNRVLDAVSPAEGFDFVERALEQLGASYHVSPREREHIPVDGPVLVVANHPLGMVDALGLLHLVGSVRPDARILGNDWLAGIEPLRRLLLPVDVFGKGAASKLRGIYRALERGEALIVFPAGEVSRMGPGGVRDGRWSDGFARLARRSGAPVLPVHVAARNSAVFYGLSMLAKPLSTAMLPREAVAPIKRRIGFSVGALVSAVELFERSGDSPERAARLMRRHVYRVGRRRGLVFGGQVPLAHPEPAERVAAELQAQGEKLAELGDGKQAWLFKGAADSAVLREIGRLRELTFRKVGEGTNARRDLDAFDPHYEHLLLWDPAALRIVGSYRFGHGGRLIAERGLGGLYTASLFNYSPALESRLAQGLELGRSFIAPAYWRSRALDQLWQGIGLYLQRHPELRYLFGPVSMSVSLPREAREWIAAAHQHYFGTPGLASARQPFVISPGVIGLVRQALEGLGAQEGLGKLKHHLDALGVSLPVLYRQYVDLVEPEGVQFLDFGEDPGFSGCVDGLVMLDLANLKPAKRARYLGKAGG; via the coding sequence ATGCTCAGCGTCGAACGTAGCCTCGTTGAACGTATGCCCTGGCTGGCACAGCATCCGCGGCTCCGCCGACCGGTGGCGGGATTGCTTGGGCGCCTGGCGGACGAGGCCGGCTTCAACCGCGTGCTCGACGCGGTAAGCCCGGCAGAGGGTTTCGATTTCGTCGAGCGTGCGCTGGAGCAGCTCGGTGCGAGTTACCACGTCAGCCCGCGCGAGCGCGAGCACATCCCGGTGGACGGGCCCGTACTCGTCGTCGCCAACCACCCGCTGGGCATGGTCGACGCGCTCGGTCTGCTGCACCTGGTCGGCTCGGTGCGCCCGGACGCACGCATCCTGGGGAACGACTGGCTGGCCGGCATCGAGCCGCTGCGGCGACTGCTGTTGCCGGTGGACGTGTTCGGCAAGGGCGCCGCGTCGAAGCTCCGCGGCATCTATCGCGCGCTGGAGCGCGGCGAGGCGCTGATCGTGTTTCCCGCCGGCGAGGTCTCGCGCATGGGCCCCGGCGGCGTGCGCGACGGACGCTGGTCCGACGGTTTCGCGCGACTGGCCAGGCGCAGCGGCGCGCCGGTGCTGCCGGTGCATGTGGCCGCGCGCAACTCGGCGGTGTTCTACGGCCTGTCCATGCTGGCCAAGCCGCTCAGCACGGCCATGCTGCCGCGTGAGGCGGTGGCGCCGATCAAGCGCCGGATCGGCTTCAGCGTAGGTGCGCTGGTGAGCGCCGTAGAGCTGTTCGAGCGCAGCGGTGACTCGCCCGAACGGGCCGCCCGGCTCATGCGCCGGCATGTCTATCGGGTCGGGCGCCGGCGCGGACTGGTCTTTGGCGGCCAGGTGCCGCTGGCCCATCCGGAACCGGCCGAACGGGTGGCCGCCGAACTGCAGGCGCAAGGCGAGAAGCTGGCAGAACTGGGCGACGGCAAGCAGGCGTGGCTGTTCAAGGGAGCGGCCGACAGCGCGGTGCTGCGCGAGATCGGTCGCCTGCGCGAGCTCACCTTCCGCAAGGTGGGCGAGGGCACCAACGCCCGGCGCGACCTGGACGCGTTCGACCCGCACTACGAACACCTGCTGCTGTGGGACCCGGCCGCACTGCGCATCGTCGGTTCCTACCGCTTCGGCCACGGTGGGCGGCTGATCGCCGAGCGCGGCCTGGGCGGGCTCTATACCGCGAGCCTGTTCAACTACTCGCCGGCGCTGGAATCGCGCCTGGCGCAGGGACTGGAACTGGGTCGCAGCTTCATCGCGCCGGCGTACTGGCGCTCGCGCGCCCTGGATCAGCTGTGGCAGGGTATCGGCCTGTACCTGCAGCGCCATCCGGAACTGCGGTACCTGTTCGGCCCGGTGAGCATGTCGGTCAGCCTGCCGCGCGAGGCGCGCGAGTGGATTGCCGCCGCCCACCAGCACTACTTCGGCACCCCGGGCCTGGCCTCCGCGCGGCAACCGTTCGTGATCTCACCCGGCGTGATCGGGCTGGTGCGCCAGGCCCTCGAGGGCCTCGGTGCGCAGGAAGGCCTGGGCAAACTCAAGCACCACCTGGACGCGTTGGGCGTGAGCCTGCCGGTGCTCTACCGCCAGTACGTCGACCTGGTCGAGCCCGAAGGCGTGCAATTCCTGGATTTCGGCGAGGACCCGGGGTTCTCCGGATGCGTCGACGGTCTGGTGATGCTCGACCTCGCCAACCTCAAGCCTGCCAAGCGGGCGCGCTACCTGGGCAAGGCCGGCGGCTGA
- a CDS encoding 5-(carboxyamino)imidazole ribonucleotide synthase, with product MSERRQPVLGILGGGQLARMLALAGAPLGVKTLVVDSVADACAGQVAPLVVADWNDYEALERFASMVDVVTFDFENVPAETAHWLAGRVAVSPVPSALAVAQDRLAEKTLFRECGLDTPAFVPVDARQDLDRAIAEVGAPAILKTRRLGYDGKGQFRLKTAADADAAWAALGAQGAAHGLILEAFVPFERELSVIAVRSREGDFRTWPLTRNWHTDGVLSLSLAPAPDIEDLQRRATGLARTLAERLDYVGVFALELFVKDGQLLGNEMAPRVHNSGHWTIEGAHTSQFENHVRAVLGMPLGDTGARGLSCMFNWIGELPDPVPVLTTTDAHWHDYGKQARPGRKVGHATVCAPDAAALIERVGSVARALGREGQAGPVLQMLG from the coding sequence ATGAGCGAACGTCGCCAACCCGTACTGGGCATCCTGGGCGGGGGCCAGCTGGCGCGCATGCTGGCGCTCGCCGGTGCACCGCTAGGCGTCAAGACGCTGGTGGTCGACAGCGTTGCCGACGCCTGTGCCGGGCAGGTCGCGCCGCTGGTGGTCGCGGACTGGAATGACTACGAAGCGCTGGAGCGCTTCGCCTCCATGGTCGACGTGGTCACCTTCGATTTCGAGAACGTGCCGGCCGAAACCGCGCACTGGCTCGCCGGGCGCGTGGCCGTCTCGCCGGTGCCCAGCGCGCTGGCGGTCGCGCAGGACCGGCTCGCCGAGAAGACCCTCTTTCGCGAATGCGGGCTGGACACGCCCGCCTTCGTGCCGGTGGATGCCCGGCAGGATCTGGACCGTGCGATCGCCGAAGTCGGCGCGCCGGCCATCCTCAAGACCCGCCGCCTGGGTTACGACGGCAAGGGCCAGTTCCGCCTGAAGACGGCTGCCGACGCCGACGCCGCCTGGGCCGCCCTGGGCGCGCAGGGCGCCGCGCACGGGCTGATCCTGGAAGCATTCGTGCCGTTCGAGCGCGAGCTCTCGGTGATCGCCGTGCGCAGCCGCGAGGGCGATTTCCGTACCTGGCCCCTCACCCGCAACTGGCATACCGACGGGGTGTTGAGCCTGAGCCTGGCACCGGCCCCGGACATCGAGGATCTGCAACGCCGCGCCACCGGGCTGGCCCGCACGCTGGCCGAACGGCTGGACTACGTGGGCGTGTTCGCACTGGAGCTGTTCGTCAAGGACGGCCAGCTGCTGGGCAACGAGATGGCCCCCCGCGTGCACAACTCCGGCCACTGGACCATCGAGGGCGCGCACACCAGCCAGTTCGAGAACCACGTACGCGCCGTGCTCGGCATGCCGCTGGGCGATACCGGTGCACGCGGGTTGTCGTGCATGTTCAACTGGATCGGCGAGCTGCCCGACCCGGTGCCGGTGCTCACGACGACCGACGCGCACTGGCACGACTACGGCAAGCAGGCGCGCCCGGGGCGCAAGGTGGGACACGCCACGGTGTGCGCACCGGATGCGGCGGCACTCATCGAGCGGGTGGGTAGTGTCGCCCGGGCGCTGGGGCGCGAGGGTCAGGCCGGGCCTGTCCTGCAGATGCTCGGCTGA
- a CDS encoding TonB-dependent receptor produces MNSPIRAKALPFAIATLLAVGAAPAIAQNVTSSAVAGQVVDASGQPVANATVTIVHEPSGTTKVVTTDASGRYTAQGLRVGGPFDITATKSGLTQGEQDNVYLQLGQTSAVNLKMAAVEAQNLGAVTVTASALMNTFTPDNKGLSTNVSQRELAATPQGNRSIDDVARLDPRITVTDIGSGAISANGQNTRYNNISVDGVSQGDPFGLNANGMPYQGSPISPDTIAEYNISTANFDVVSDSVGAEINAVTKSGTNDFHGSAYYAYRNASHLVGDAGYLDKDDPNYGYHGYGVDTTKGLTIGGPIIKDKLFFFVSAEKQKTTAIGSSSNVAYDPSLGDGPSSASAVSPGDIERIRDIAINQYGLVPGTVAGGSTNLTDDRYLAKLDWNITNNHRASFTYQRTKESYPKVNGNGNTTVGLSSYWYTTNSLTENSVVHLFDDWTENFSTEAKVGLQQFTQDAGGPVDQPSIQVHADGFRSPAVNLGEDQYRHYNNIQTKRWTAFLAGTYYAGDHTIKGGVAFEQDKIYNLFGRTEFGNYVFNSIEDFAAGNYDSYELYQPAGDLSVNDIAARWTYRQYSPFLQDTWQVNDNLSLQYGVRVDIPYSDHKPPYNAAATEAFGYPNNYAVGSSNRVVEPRLSFNYTFDTELMTQLRGGVGLFQTNPPTVWMTNPYQNNGLTIVDYKYGYRSNFGCTARPAFSPDPYNQNVDVNTADTCAIAGPVDTISKDFRLPTVWKATLAFDRELPWWGMVASAEYQHIQVRDGILYQATNLGTPSGVLPDGREQYWTVPGAGPYAFGNHPNNGVNPAFSTASTLLTNTHKGKSDSLTLALKKPFSDSFFGNASFTLSHATEVNPGGSSQAFSNYQYTPRVNVNTDDVGTSAYNIPRSLKLSLTWQHHFFGDYNTQVSALYVGHDGLPYSWVYSGDANGDGISYYDLAYIPKTNDSLVGGYVDYYGNPVSDAVVQQFQDYISSNKYLDSHRGQIAGRNGDHLPWTNQLDMSFVQEVPGFFKGNKGELRLDVYNFLNLLNKDWGNVPYVQYQTRNLAGYAGVQDGKYVYQIGDKNGDFVVPTKVGVYESGQNPTRVVSRWSAMVTLRYTF; encoded by the coding sequence ATGAACAGTCCAATTCGTGCCAAGGCCCTGCCGTTCGCCATCGCCACCCTGCTGGCGGTCGGTGCGGCGCCTGCGATTGCGCAGAACGTCACCTCCTCGGCGGTTGCCGGACAGGTGGTCGACGCCTCGGGCCAGCCGGTCGCCAACGCCACCGTCACGATCGTCCATGAGCCTTCGGGCACCACCAAGGTGGTGACCACCGACGCCTCCGGCCGCTACACCGCGCAGGGCCTGCGCGTGGGTGGTCCGTTCGACATCACCGCAACCAAGTCCGGCCTGACCCAGGGCGAGCAGGACAACGTCTACCTGCAGCTGGGCCAGACCTCCGCGGTCAACCTGAAGATGGCCGCCGTCGAGGCGCAGAACCTCGGCGCCGTGACCGTCACCGCCTCGGCGCTGATGAACACCTTCACGCCCGACAACAAGGGCCTGTCGACCAACGTCTCGCAGCGCGAGCTGGCGGCCACGCCGCAGGGCAACCGCTCGATCGACGACGTGGCGCGCCTCGATCCTCGCATCACGGTCACCGACATCGGCTCGGGCGCGATCTCCGCGAACGGCCAGAACACCCGTTACAACAACATCAGCGTGGACGGCGTCTCCCAGGGCGACCCGTTCGGCCTGAACGCCAACGGCATGCCCTACCAGGGTTCGCCGATCTCGCCGGACACCATCGCGGAGTACAACATCTCCACCGCCAACTTCGACGTCGTCTCCGACAGCGTCGGCGCGGAGATCAACGCCGTCACCAAGTCGGGCACCAACGACTTCCACGGTTCGGCCTACTACGCCTACCGCAATGCCTCGCACCTGGTCGGTGACGCGGGTTATCTCGACAAGGACGACCCGAACTACGGTTACCACGGCTACGGCGTGGACACGACCAAGGGCCTGACCATCGGCGGTCCCATCATCAAGGACAAGCTGTTCTTCTTCGTTTCGGCCGAGAAGCAGAAGACCACCGCCATCGGCTCCTCGTCCAACGTGGCGTATGACCCGAGCCTGGGCGATGGCCCGTCGTCGGCCTCGGCGGTGTCGCCGGGCGACATCGAGCGCATCAGGGACATTGCCATCAACCAGTACGGCCTCGTTCCGGGTACCGTCGCTGGCGGCAGCACCAATCTGACCGATGACCGCTATCTTGCCAAGCTGGACTGGAACATCACCAACAACCATCGTGCCAGCTTCACTTACCAGCGTACGAAGGAGTCGTACCCCAAGGTCAACGGCAACGGCAACACCACGGTCGGCCTGAGCAGCTACTGGTACACCACCAACAGCCTCACCGAGAACTCGGTGGTCCACCTGTTCGACGACTGGACCGAGAACTTCTCGACCGAGGCCAAGGTCGGCCTGCAGCAGTTCACCCAGGATGCCGGCGGTCCCGTCGACCAGCCGTCCATCCAGGTGCACGCCGATGGCTTCCGCTCGCCTGCGGTGAACCTCGGCGAAGACCAGTATCGCCACTACAACAACATCCAGACCAAGCGCTGGACGGCGTTCCTGGCCGGCACGTATTACGCGGGCGATCACACCATCAAGGGCGGCGTGGCCTTCGAGCAGGACAAGATCTACAACCTGTTCGGCCGCACCGAGTTCGGCAACTACGTCTTCAACAGCATCGAAGACTTCGCGGCGGGCAATTACGACAGCTACGAGCTGTACCAGCCGGCGGGCGACCTGTCGGTGAACGACATCGCCGCGCGCTGGACCTATCGCCAGTACAGCCCGTTCCTGCAGGACACCTGGCAGGTCAATGACAACCTGTCGCTGCAGTACGGCGTGCGCGTGGACATCCCGTACTCCGATCACAAGCCGCCCTATAACGCGGCGGCCACCGAAGCCTTCGGCTATCCGAACAACTACGCGGTGGGCTCGAGCAACCGCGTCGTCGAGCCGCGCCTGTCGTTCAACTACACCTTCGACACCGAACTGATGACCCAGTTGCGCGGTGGCGTGGGCCTGTTCCAGACCAACCCGCCGACCGTCTGGATGACCAACCCGTACCAGAACAATGGCTTGACCATCGTCGACTACAAGTACGGCTATCGCTCCAACTTCGGGTGCACTGCCCGGCCTGCCTTCAGCCCGGATCCCTACAATCAGAACGTGGACGTGAATACGGCCGACACCTGCGCCATTGCCGGCCCGGTCGATACCATCTCCAAGGACTTCCGCCTGCCGACTGTCTGGAAGGCTACCCTGGCGTTCGATCGTGAGCTGCCGTGGTGGGGCATGGTCGCCTCGGCCGAGTACCAGCACATCCAGGTGCGCGACGGCATCCTCTACCAGGCCACCAACCTGGGCACGCCGTCCGGCGTGCTGCCCGATGGTCGCGAGCAGTACTGGACGGTTCCCGGTGCGGGCCCGTATGCCTTCGGCAACCACCCCAACAATGGCGTCAACCCGGCGTTCTCCACGGCGTCGACGCTGCTGACCAACACGCACAAGGGCAAGTCGGACAGCCTGACGCTCGCCCTGAAGAAGCCGTTCTCCGACAGCTTCTTCGGCAACGCCAGCTTCACGCTCAGCCATGCGACCGAGGTCAACCCGGGCGGCAGCTCGCAGGCGTTCTCGAACTACCAGTACACGCCGCGCGTCAACGTCAACACCGACGACGTCGGCACGTCCGCCTACAACATCCCGCGCAGCCTGAAGCTGTCGCTGACCTGGCAGCACCACTTCTTCGGTGACTACAACACCCAGGTGTCGGCGCTGTATGTCGGCCACGACGGCCTGCCTTACAGCTGGGTCTACAGCGGCGATGCCAACGGCGACGGGATCAGCTACTACGACCTGGCCTACATCCCCAAGACCAACGACTCGCTGGTGGGCGGCTATGTCGACTACTACGGCAACCCGGTGAGCGACGCGGTGGTGCAGCAGTTCCAGGACTACATCTCCAGCAACAAGTACCTGGACTCGCATCGCGGCCAGATCGCGGGCCGCAATGGCGATCACCTGCCGTGGACGAACCAGCTCGACATGAGCTTCGTCCAGGAAGTGCCCGGCTTCTTCAAGGGCAACAAGGGTGAGCTGAGGCTGGACGTGTACAACTTCCTCAACCTGCTGAACAAGGATTGGGGCAACGTGCCGTACGTGCAGTACCAGACCCGCAACCTGGCGGGCTATGCCGGCGTCCAGGATGGCAAGTACGTCTACCAGATCGGCGACAAGAACGGCGATTTCGTCGTGCCGACCAAGGTCGGCGTGTATGAGTCCGGCCAGAATCCGACCCGCGTCGTTTCGCGCTGGTCGGCGATGGTGACGCTGCGCTACACGTTCTAA